The following proteins are co-located in the Bacteroidales bacterium genome:
- a CDS encoding methionine aminotransferase, which yields MENYPWSVGSKLPNMGTSIFAVMTQLATDHKAINLSQGFPDFPVSENLISLVHKYMKKGYNQYAPMPGVLQLRKAIAEKIKKTFGAEYDPITDITVTAGATQAIYAIISAFVRTDDEVIIFEPAYDSYAPSVKINGGLVKYATLQQPDFSIDWQRFPALISNRTRMIIINSPHNPTGTVLSHNDINQLIRITRNRDIIILSDEVYEHLIFDGLQHESVSKYPELASKSLVVGSFGKTFHATGWKTGFVAAPANLTSELRKAHQFIVFASNTPVQHAIAEFLEDEENYIHLPGYYQQKRDLFFNLTKGSRFKPLPCNGTYFQTLDYSNISDEDEMEFAIRLIKDHKIASVPLSAFYYKNDDNKHLRFCFAKTEETLEKAAKILCKI from the coding sequence ATGGAAAATTACCCCTGGTCAGTAGGATCGAAATTGCCAAATATGGGCACTTCAATCTTTGCAGTAATGACCCAATTGGCTACTGACCATAAAGCCATTAACCTTTCGCAGGGCTTTCCTGATTTTCCTGTTTCTGAGAACCTGATATCATTGGTTCATAAGTACATGAAGAAGGGGTACAACCAATATGCCCCCATGCCCGGAGTACTTCAATTACGAAAAGCCATAGCCGAAAAAATCAAAAAAACCTTTGGGGCAGAGTACGACCCGATAACTGATATTACTGTTACGGCGGGCGCAACGCAGGCCATTTATGCAATTATCTCTGCTTTTGTGCGAACCGATGATGAAGTCATAATTTTTGAACCGGCTTACGATTCGTATGCACCATCGGTAAAAATAAATGGTGGTCTTGTGAAATATGCTACCTTGCAGCAACCCGATTTTAGTATTGACTGGCAACGATTCCCGGCATTGATTTCGAACCGGACGCGCATGATCATTATCAATTCACCGCATAACCCTACAGGTACTGTGTTGAGCCATAATGATATAAACCAACTGATCAGGATTACCCGCAATCGCGATATAATCATACTTAGCGATGAGGTATATGAGCATCTCATTTTCGACGGGCTGCAGCACGAAAGTGTCAGCAAATACCCCGAACTAGCTTCAAAAAGTCTGGTAGTTGGATCCTTTGGCAAAACCTTTCATGCAACCGGATGGAAAACAGGCTTTGTGGCAGCGCCTGCCAACCTCACTTCTGAATTACGAAAAGCGCATCAATTCATTGTTTTTGCTTCCAATACTCCTGTTCAGCATGCGATAGCAGAGTTTTTGGAAGATGAAGAAAATTACATTCACCTTCCGGGGTATTACCAGCAAAAAAGAGATTTATTCTTCAATCTTACAAAGGGATCAAGATTCAAACCGTTGCCATGTAACGGAACCTATTTTCAAACGCTTGATTATAGCAATATTTCTGACGAAGATGAGATGGAATTTGCTATTCGGCTCATCAAAGACCATAAAATTGCTTCGGTTCCGCTATCAGCGTTTTATTATAAAAACGATGATAATAAGCATTTGCGTTTCTGCTTTGCTAAAACCGAGGAAACACTTGAAAAAGCGGCTAAGATATTATGCAAGATTTAA